One Siniperca chuatsi isolate FFG_IHB_CAS linkage group LG5, ASM2008510v1, whole genome shotgun sequence DNA window includes the following coding sequences:
- the LOC122876273 gene encoding leucine-rich repeat-containing protein 43-like isoform X2 yields MSSNTLSAVLQKHIHRLCLNDFPCGYGSWRKTKDSTEGAEAEETDALLDLLSCPHSPWRHDESWSPQALALRQLAVLTPEHLHTDFIYKYFTTLRIVDKDVSVIDDGLLKFSKLEELVLSANNISEIPAVTLPSTLKILELHANRLSALNSLTSRPPPRLQYLGLGSNSLGSQEDVSHLTGSHWPQLVCLDLSDCGFQDQQALLNALSTLPCLRTLLLEGNPFTLASCYPGFTVDSLPQLTCLDASWISPEERHCFRGLAKMTDLKVDRASATVSVGRLRGIPDPLMSVDENTPDFPVVTYGYFITYQFLSHQTTVNLNFDSESKFDAAGTAHLKENASSDAVLQSNKNCEKETSKPDTRDLIVYTEETCHDSAHVSRHNTSKLTWSECMDFSDTQTYIVSDLGGLKRFLNQGLYLRIEEEKVLSWPAASEDAPVAKPSQTVKEKKGGKGKESPIKSGSTKDKSKDKKKKSVPELIQDAPIRRILGSVHVPLQSLFKRGQKVDVLCDLGALHTESGVEATQTLEKAKQDPEKKIKEDKKKEERRGQKNTAVSKGKGKGRKECEMDVHTDNSVSVQLEPVTVELSVELEKWQSASEAHKLLLPHQNS; encoded by the exons ATGAgctcaaacacactttctgCTGTGTTGCAGAAGCACATTCACCGCCTGTGTCTGAATGACTTTCCTTGTGGATATGGCAGCTGG AGAAAGACCAAAGACAgtacagagggagcagaggcagaggagacaGATGCCCTCCTGGATCTACTGAGCTGCCCTCACTCTCCATGGCGGCATGATGAATCATGGAGCCCTCAAGCTCTGGCCCTGAGACAACTGGCTGTGCTCACACCTGAACATCTGCACACTGACTTCATTTACAAATACTTTACTACACTTCGAATTGTGGACAAGGAC gTATCTGTAATCGACGACGGCCTGTTAAAGTTCTCAAAGCTGGAGGAACTGGTGCTGAGTGCCAACAATATCTCAGAAATCCCTGCAGTAACCCTTCCCAGCACCTTGAAG ATTTTGGAGTTACATGCCAACCGGTTGTCTGCTCTGAACAGTCTCACCAGCCGTCCGCCTCCTCGACTACAGTACCTCGGCCTCGGCTCAAACAGTCTGGGTTCCCAAGAAGACGTCTCTCACCTTACAGGAAGCCACTG GCCTCAGCTGGTGTGTCTGGACCTGAGTGACTGTGGGTTTCAGGACCAGCAGGCCCTGCTAAACGCCTTGAGCACGCTCCCCTGCCTCAGGACGCTGCTGCTGGAGGGAAACCCCTTCACTCTTGCGTCCTGCTACCCGGGCTTCACTGTGGACAGTCTCCCACAGCTTACTTGCCTGGACGCCTCATGGATCTCCCCTGAGGAAAGACATTGTTTCAGGGGCTTGGCCAAGATGACAG ATCTGAAAGTGGACCGGGCATCAGCCACAGTGAGCGTGGGCAGGTTGAGGGGAATCCCAGACCCGTTGATGAGTGTGGATGAAAACACTCCAGACTTCCCTGTTGTCACCTACGGCTATTTTATCACATACCAGTTCCTTAGTCATCAAACAACTGTTAACCTG AACTTCGACAGTGAGTCTAAATTTGATGCAGCAGGTACAGCGCATCTGAAAGAAAACGCCTCCAGTGATGCTGTCCTACAATCAAACAAGAATTGTGAAAAAGAAACATCCAAACCAGACACAAGAGACCTGATAGTGTATACTGAGGAAACCTGCCATGATAGTGCACATG TGTCAAGACACAACACATCAAAGCTGACATGGTCAGAGTGCATGGACTTCAGCGACACACAAACGTACATTGTTAGTGATCTGGGAGGCTTAAAGAGATTCCTCAATCAAGGCCTTTATCTGAGGATAGAGGAGGAAAAG gtCCTGTCATGGCCTGCAGCTTCCGAAGATGCCCCAGTGGCCAAACCCAGTCAAACtgtaaaagagaagaaaggcGGAAAAgggaaagaa TCTCCAATCAAATCTGGTTCCACCAAAGACAAGtctaaagacaaaaagaagaaatctgtACCAGAGCTGATCCAGGATGCCCCCATCAGAAGAATCCTTGGGTCTGTCCACGTCCCCCTGCAAAGCCTGTTCAAAAGAGGTCAAAAGGTCGATGTCCTCTGTGATCTTGGTGCTCTGCACACAGAGTCTGGGGTGGAAGCTACGCAAACACTTGAAAAGGCTAAACAG GATCcggaaaagaaaatcaaagaggacaagaagaaggaggagcGGAGAGGACAGAAGAATACAGCAGTTTCAAAAG